A part of Ignavibacteriales bacterium genomic DNA contains:
- a CDS encoding VOC family protein → MENTIHPDVKIGHVHLTVSNLERSLKFYRDLLGFEITQYFGNSAVFLSAGGYHHHIGLNTWSGEGAAAPPTGFTGLYHFAVLFPNRKELAKIVKRLYEFNYPIEGASDHGVSESIYLFDPDSNGVELYIDRPLDQWPLSSEGHLEMTTKHLDLLGLLSELDGEE, encoded by the coding sequence TTGGAAAACACAATTCATCCCGATGTTAAAATCGGTCACGTTCATCTGACTGTTTCGAATCTTGAGCGCTCTTTAAAATTCTATCGTGATTTGCTCGGCTTTGAAATCACACAATATTTTGGAAATTCTGCCGTGTTTCTTTCTGCCGGCGGGTACCACCACCACATCGGACTTAACACATGGAGCGGAGAAGGGGCAGCAGCCCCGCCTACGGGATTTACCGGGCTTTATCATTTCGCAGTTCTTTTTCCCAACAGGAAAGAACTTGCGAAGATTGTTAAAAGACTCTATGAATTTAATTATCCAATCGAAGGGGCATCCGATCATGGAGTTTCCGAATCAATTTATCTTTTTGATCCCGACAGTAACGGAGTTGAACTTTATATTGACCGCCCGCTTGATCAGTGGCCTCTAAGTTCGGAAGGACATTTGGAGATGACTACCAAACATCTTGATCTGCTTGGTTTGCTTTCGGAACTTGATGGAGAAGAGTAA